One Scophthalmus maximus strain ysfricsl-2021 chromosome 1, ASM2237912v1, whole genome shotgun sequence genomic region harbors:
- the LOC118288920 gene encoding TGF-beta receptor type-2-like isoform X3, whose translation MLDDYNTSTCVMKEKNTTSGMAHFCSCTEEEECNDQLVFSPFVDPTPDDPMVSVLLVSLLPLLLMLTLVAGILYWYRTHRRGALNQEWDNTIKKRKPRAGGLDCSDACAIMMDDDRSDSSSTHANNLNHNTEPLPIELDLLVGKGRFAQVFKAKLKQTTSDQFETVAVKIFPSEEYASWKNEKDIFSKTDLRHESVLHFLTAEERKVEKQYWLITAFHPRGNLQEYLTHHVTSWEELQVLAGSLARGVAHLHSDRLACGRPKVPIVHRDLKSSNILVKNDLTCCLCDFGLALRLDSSLSVDDLANSGQVGTARYMAPEVLEARLDLENTESFKQTDIYSMALVLWEMTSRCEAVGEVKDYEPAYGSKVREHPCVESMKDNVLRDRGRPEIPDAWIRHQGVAGICATIQECWDHDPEARLTAHCVAERISKMEEEMDKLSSRSSSAEKIPEELKISIEVDIPEREVKIVEIQNVFAAP comes from the exons TTGTGGATCCAACGCCAGACGATCCGAtggtgtctgtgctgctggtgAGCCTGCTGCCCCTGCTGCTGATGCTCACCTTGGTCGCAGGAATTCTCTACTGGTACCGAACGCACCGGCGTGGTGCACTCAACCAAGAGTGGGACAACACCATCAAGAAGCGCAAGCCAAGAGCCGGCGGACTGGACTGCAGCGACGCCTGTGCCATCATGATGGATGATGACAGGTCAGATAGCAGCTCCACCCACGCCAACAACCTGAACCACAACACTGAGCCACTGCCTATAGAGCTGGACCTGCTG GTGGGCAAAGGACGCTTCGCTCAGGTATTCAAGGCTAAGCTGAAGCAGACGACGTCAGATCAGTTTGAGACTGTGGCTGTGAAGATTTTCCCCTCGGAGGAGTACGCCTCCTGGAAGAACGAGAAGGACATCTTCTCCAAAACAGACCTGCGACACGAGAGCGTCCTCCACTTCCTGAcggcggaggagaggaaggtggagaagCAGTACTGGCTCATCACTGCATTCCACCCCAGAGGAAACCTACAG GAGTACCTGACACATCATGTAACCAgctgggaggagctgcaggttctGGCCGGCTCTCTAGCTCGGGGTGTCGCCCACCTCCACAGCGACCGTCTCGCCTGTGGACGCCCCAAG GTTCCCATCGTCCACCGTGACCTGAAGAGCTCCAACATCCTGGTGAAGAACGACCTGACGTGCTGCTTGTGTGACTTTGGCCTGGCACTGCGTCTGGACAGCAGCCTGTCTGTGGACGACCTTGCCAACAGTGGACAG GTGGGTACAGCACGTTACATGGCTCCAGAGGTTCTGGAGGCCAGACTGGATCTGGAGAACACCGAGTCCTTCAAGCAGACTGACATCTACTCCATGGCCCTGGTTCTGTGGGAGATGACGTCCAGGTGTGAGGCTGTAGGAG aggtGAAGGACTACGAGCCTGCGTACGGCTCCAAGGTGCGAGAGCACCCGTGTGTGGAGAGCATGAAGGACAACGTGCTGAGGGACCGAGGACGACCGGAGATCCCCGACGCCTGGATCAGGCACCAG GGCGTGGCGGGGATCTGCGCCACGATACAGGAATGCTGGGACCACGACCCCGAGGCCAGACTCACAGCCCACTGCGTCGCCGAACGCATTTccaagatggaggaggagatggacaaGCTCTCCAGCCGCAGCTCGTCGGCGGAGAAGATCCCTGAGGAGCTGAAGATCTCGATAGAAGTGGATATCCCGGAGCGAGAGGTGAAAATCGTAGAAATACAGAACGTCTTTGCTGCTCCGTGA